A genome region from Drosophila simulans strain w501 chromosome 2R, Prin_Dsim_3.1, whole genome shotgun sequence includes the following:
- the LOC6734591 gene encoding probable splicing factor, arginine/serine-rich 7, whose translation MRDRDRRDRDRDRERDRDRDRERDRERDRDRRHRSKSPSRSSRQISKPKKKKSKKSKKYSRRSRSSSRSTSRSYSSSRSSSRSTHSKSRSRDHHKSRSTSLRKTRGPSSESNSRSATTPAAAPVKAIDLFDTKVQKALETIDEDTFKPAPFFSSRDSKETSEKVIIDLNNETVTVASKPAIAVRNEDVIFHPNFLGDPDMKAEKWLRKLHNYRQKYMQE comes from the exons ATGAGGGATCGCGACCGCCGTGACCGAGATCGAGACAGGGAGAGGGATAGAGATCGGGACCgagaaagagacagagagCGGGACCGCGACAGACGACATCGATCCAAGTCGcccagcaggagcagccggcAGATTTCAAAACCGAAGAAGAAAAAGTCCAAGAAGTCGAAAAAGTACTCGAGAAGGAGTCGCAGTAGCAGTCGGAGCACCTCGCGCAGCTACTCCAGCAGCCGGAGCAGTTCCCGCAGCACGCACAGCAAGAGCAGAAGCAGGGATCATCACAAATCGCGGTCTACTTCGCTGAGGAAAACCAGGGGTCCAAGTTCTGAAAGCAACTCCCGATCCGCAACCACACCCGCAGCTGCTCCCGTGAAGGCCATCGATCTGTTCGACACCAAGGTGCAAAAGGCACTCGAGACTATAGACGAGGACACCTTCAAGCCGGCGCCATTTTTTAGCTCCCGGGATTCAAAGGAGACATCCGAGAAGGTGATCATAGATCTGAACAACGAAACGGTCACAGTCGCCAGCAAGCCAGCCATTGCAGTGCGAAACGAAGATGTAATATTCCATCCGAAC TTCCTGGGCGACCCGGATATGAAGGCCGAGAAGTGGCTGCGCAAGCTGCACAATTACCGCCAGAAGTACATGCAGGAGTAG
- the LOC6734594 gene encoding hexokinase type 2: MLDAEVRELMQPFVLSDYQVQEVYSRFCLEVARGLKRSTHPQANVKCFPTYVQDLPTGDEMGKYLALDLGGTNFRVLLVSLKGHHDATVDSQIYAVPKDLMVGPGVDLFDHIAGCLAKFVEKHDMKTAYLPLGFTFSFPCVQQGLKEGILVRWTKGFDCAGVEGEDVGRMLHEAIQRRGDADIAVVAILNDTTGTLMSCAHRNADCRVGVIVGTGCNACYVEDVENVDLLRADFKKTKRSVIVNAEWGAFGEGGQLDFVRTEYDREIDEKSLNRSEQLFEKMTAGMYLGNLVRLVLLRALERKLIFKQSSRRPEFASVLQRNEEVFETRYISEIEDDSFPEFASTRKIVKNLFGLEKASVEDCQTLRYICECVAKRAATLVAIGVSGLVNRTSNRRVIVGMDGSVYRYHPKFDAYMRQTLQKLVKADKEWDIMLSEDGSGRGAALVAAVASKTK, encoded by the coding sequence ATGCTGGACGCGGAGGTGCGAGAACTTATGCAACCCTTTGTGCTGAGTGATTACCAGGTGCAGGAAGTGTACAGTCGCTTTTGCTTGGAAGTGGCCCGTGGACTCAAGCGGTCCACGCATCCACAGGCCAATGTCAAGTGTTTTCCCACGTACGTGCAGGATCTGCCCACGGGCGACGAGATGGGCAAGTATCTGGCCCTGGATCTCGGAGGAACCAACTTCCGGGTGCTGCTCGTCTCGCTGAAAGGTCACCATGACGCCACGGTGGATTCTCAGATCTATGCCGTGCCAAAGGACCTGATGGTGGGGCCCGGTGTGGACCTATTCGATCACATTGCGGGCTGCCTGGCCAAATTTGTGGAGAAACACGACATGAAGACCGCATATCTGCCACTGGGCTTCACTTTTTCCTTTCCTTGCGTGCAGCAAGGCCTTAAGGAGGGCATCCTGGTACGCTGGACTAAGGGATTCGATTGTGCTGGTGTTGAGGGCGAGGATGTGGGCCGCATGCTGCACGAGGCCATTCAGCGGCGCGGAGATGCCGACATTGCCGTGGTGGCTATACTCAACGATACCACTGGCACCTTGATGTCCTGCGCCCATCGTAACGCGGATTGCCGGGTGGGTGTCATTGTGGGCACTGGCTGCAATGCCTGCTACGTTGAGGATGTTGAGAATGTGGACCTCTTGCGCGCAGACTTTAAAAAAACGAAGCGGAGTGTTATTGTAAATGCTGAGTGGGGCGCTTTTGGTGAGGGTGGTCAGTTGGACTTTGTGCGCACCGAATACGATCGCGAAATCGACGAAAAGTCTCTCAACCGATCGGAGCAGCTGTTCGAAAAGATGACGGCGGGCATGTACTTGGGCAACCTGGTGCGCCTTGTCCTACTTCGTGCCCTCGAGCGCAAGCTGATCTTTAAACAGAGCAGTCGACGTCCAGAATTCGCCAGCGTGCTGCAGAGAAACGAAGAGGTTTTCGAGACGCGCTACATATCGGAAATCGAGGACGACTCCTTTCCGGAGTTTGCCAGCACAAGGAAGATTGTGAAAAATCTGTTTGGATTGGAGAAGGCCTCCGTGGAGGACTGCCAGACTCTGAGATACATCTGCGAGTGCGTAGCTAAGCGAGCGGCCACATTAGTAGCCATCGGAGTGAGTGGACTGGTGAACAGGACCTCCAACCGCCGCGTGATAGTCGGCATGGATGGCTCCGTCTACAGATACCATCCAAAGTTCGATGCCTACATGAGGCAGACACTCCAAAAGCTGGTGAAAGCAGACAAGGAGTGGGACATCATGCTATCTGAGGACGGATCCGGACGTGGAGCTGCGCTGGTGGCCGCGGTGGCCAGTAAAACAAAGTAG
- the LOC6734590 gene encoding lipase 3 codes for MLVVQLIAVFLSLVLANALPADTGRASSVTTVTIVRGHGYEIEEHEVQTSDGYILTMHRIPYSKNTGYDGSRPVVFLMHGLLCSSSDWVLAGPHSGLAYLLSEAGYDVWMGNARGNTYSKRHASKSPLLQPFWNFEWHDIGIYDLPAMMDYVLYWTNVDQLTYVGHSQGTTSFFVLNSMIPRFKSRIRSAHLLAPVAWMEHMESPLATVGGPLLGQPNAFVELFGSAEFLPNTQLMNLFGALLCSDEAISQFMCTNTLFLLGGWNSPYINETLLPDIMATTPAGCSVNQIFHYLQEYNSGYFRQFDYGKTRNKKEYSSKTPPEYDVEGIDVPTYLYYSDNDYFASLIDVDRLRYTMNPSALKSAYRMPEEKWNHIDFLWGLNIKEILYDRVINDINNA; via the exons ATGTTGGTGGTTCAGCTAATAGCGGTTTTTTTAAGTCTGGTCCTGGCTAATGCCCTGCCTGCGGATACGGGGCGCGCCAGTTCGGTGACAACT GTCACCATTGTTAGGGGACATGGTTACGAAATCGAAGAGCACGAGGTGCAGACCTCGGATGGTTACATCCTCACCATGCACCGCATCCCGTACTCGAAGAACACTGGGTACGATGGGTCACGCCCTGTGGTCTTCCTTATGCACGGTCTGTTGTGTTCCTCCTCGGATTGGGTTCTTGCTGGACCTCACAGTGGGCTGGCCTATCTGCTGTCTGAAGCTGGCTACGATGTGTGGATGGGTAATGCCAGAGGTAACACCTACTCCAAAAGGCACGCCAGCAAgtcgccgctgctgcagcccTTCTGGAATTTTGAGTGGCACGATATCGGAATCTATGATCTGCCCGCTATGATGGACTACGTTCTTTACTGGACAAATGTGGATCAACTGACGTATGTGGGTCACTCTCAAGGAACCACCTCCTTCTTTGTGCTCAACTCAATGATTCCGCGCTTCAAGAGTCGCATTCGATCGGCTCATTTGCTCGCTCCTGTGGCCTGGATGGAGCATATGGAGAGTCCCTTGGCCACGGTCGGTGGACCACTGCTTGGTCAGCCCAATGCCTTCGTCGAGCTCTTCGGCAGCGCCGAATTTTTGCCAAATACGCAGCTAATGAACCTGTTCGGGGCTCTCCTCTGCAGCGATGAGGCCATTTCACAATTCATGTGCACCAACACCCTATTCCTGCTGGGCGGCTGGAACTCGCCGTATATCAACGAGACCCTGCTCCCAGATATTATGGCCACGACTCCGGCGGGATGTTCGGTAAATCAGATCTTCCACTACCTGCAGGAGTACAATTCCGGATACTTCCGGCAATTCGACTACGGAAAGACGCGCAACAAGAAGGAGTACAGCAGCAAGACCCCGCCGGAGTACGATGTGGAGGGCATCGATGTGCCCACCTATCTCTATTACTCTGACAACGACTACTTTGCCAGTCTGATTGACGTGGATCGCCTAAGGTATACCATGAACCCGAGTGCCCTGAAAAGCGCATATCGTATGCCGGAAGAAAAGTGGAATCACATCGACTTTCTGTGGGGACTGAATATTAAAGAAATTCTTTATGATCGGGTAATTAACGACATAAATAATGCATAA
- the LOC6734592 gene encoding 39S ribosomal protein L41, mitochondrial, which produces MNNCIKVVPIALRCQQRTISTSSVLEGKRNFRKFNAYNKRGTRVVKEAQKTLANPPVAIHKRGVRDTGILVDGQYVEIPEKIPEIIVPDLTGCKLKPYVSYKAPDVVQSEFTSLDLFNAVYSQKIIEDFKAGKLETDGSAKEPSVNEQLTPEEALQRARKTGSDIF; this is translated from the coding sequence ATGaataattgcattaaagtAGTGCCTATTGCACTAAGGTGCCAGCAGAGGACCATCAGTACTTCATCCGTGCTGGAGGGCAAGCGGAACTTCCGTAAATTTAATGCATACAACAAGCGCGGTACGCGCGTGGTAAAGGAAGCCCAGAAAACACTGGCCAATCCGCCGGTAGCCATTCACAAGCGAGGTGTACGAGACACGGGCATACTTGTCGACGGGCAATATGTGGAGATTCCCGAGAAAATTCCGGAAATCATAGTTCCCGATTTGACCGGTTGTAAGCTAAAGCCATACGTGTCCTACAAGGCGCCGGACGTCGTCCAGTCGGAGTTCACGAGCTTGGATCTCTTCAACGCCGTCTACTCGCAGAAGATTATCGAAGATTTCAAGGCGGGCAAACTGGAGACCGACGGCAGCGCCAAGGAGCCCTCGGTCAATGAGCAACTGACTCCGGAGGAGGCCTTGCAACGCGCTCGAAAGACGGGCAGCGATATATTCTAG